ACATTAACGAAAGATTATAAACTGAAACTGGGGTATGCATAGATTAACCTATTCATCGTCACACTTTATTTCCACGCACTCTTCTTTTTCCCAACATAGTAATCTTTATACCACTTAACAAACTTGGTCAACCCCGTTCCCAAATCAGTCGTAGGCCTGTACCCAAGCTCCTTATGTGCCAAACTAATATTAGCATGTGTAAACGGCACGTCACCATTTCTTGGCATTAAAACCACTTTCTTCTTAGCTTTGACTTTCAACAACTTCTCCAATATGTTGACTAACTTATTAACAGAAACGGGTGACGTATTCCCCAAATTAAAGATCCTAAACTGTGCTTCACCGTTTTTCTTCCCACCACTACCCGTACTCTTTTTAGCAGTATCAAGAGCTGATAAACAACCTTTTACAATATCATCAATGTAAGTAAAATCTCTAGCAACAGTAGCATGATTAGGCCCTTCAAATATCGAAATCGGTCTTCTTTTTAATATATCTTTGGTGAAAAAGAAATAAGCCATATCCGGTCTACCCCATGGTCCATAAACAGTAAAGAAACGCAATCCAGTAATCGAAAGACCATAGATATGATTATAAGTATGCGCGATTTCTTCACCGGCTTTTTTAGTAGCCGCGTAAAGACTGGCGGGTTGATCAGTTCGGTCTTTTTCAGAAAATGGAACTTTTGAATTAAGCCCGTAAACGGAACTAGAAGACGCCCAAACAATCGCAGGTTGAGGGTTTATCGATTTCGCAACTTCTAAAATATTAACAAAACCATCAATATTCGATTTTATATAAGAATTAGGGTTTACCATTGCATACCTAACACCCGCTTGTGCAGCGAGATGAAGCACGTGAGTGAAGTGAACCAGACCGAACAATTTTCGAAGAAGAACGTCGTCGTTTATATCTCCGTCAACGACGAACACACCGGCGCCGTCAAGGAGTTGCGATTTCCGTGCTTTTTTTAAATTAACGTCGTAATAGGAATTGAAATTATCAAGTCCGACAACGCCGTCGCCGCGGCGTTTGAGAGCGACGGAAGCATGAGCGCCAACAAAACCGGCGGCGCCGGTGACGAGAACGACATGACCGTTGCGTGATCGGAGTTTAGCAGATGCTTTGACTTTTTTCTCCCAACCTGATCCTCCGTAAGAAGCGGCGGTGCGGAGGCCGCGTCGGTGGCCGGTGGTCGACGGTGGTGAGAAAAAAAGGAAAAAAGAGATTAAAGTGAGAAAGACAAGGGTCCAAAGAGTGATTCTGGGGATAGAGGTGTGAAGACGGATACGGTGATAGAGATAATAGAAGGATGATTTGTCCGGTTTGAATTTACCGGGAGTTGATGGAATATTATCAAGAATTGGTTTCAGAGATGTcatttttttaatgttttgtttAGGGTTTGGTGATGGTGAAATTAGGGGTTTTCAAGGCATCAAAATTAGAGGTTTTCTAAGACATCAAAATTAGGGGGTTTTTTCAGAgggggatgatgatgatgatgatgatgatgtggtttGTTTCTAGTAGATGAGAAAATGGAGTAACGGACATTTCGAATCGAAAATCggaaataaaaagtaaaaaaggAAACTAATTAAAACAATGATATTACAGGGTATAAAATTATTTAACTAATTGAAGTTTTTAtagtaattaaaattaaatattattaaaatttaattgATTAATAATTGAAGTTTTTCTAAGGACTTTCATTTTTATTTTTCACCAAGTACTATGGCACATTCATCGAAAAAAATTGAAACAGACATTAGGAACTAATAAAACAGCAGGCTTGAAGCTAGAAAACTATTAAAAGCTGGAAACTAAAACTATCGTTATATAAAGACGACCCTAGGCAAGAGCCAACCAACCACAAACAAACCACCATGTAAACAATGAACCACACTAAAAGCATACAACCATTGTGAACTAAATGAAAAACAAAACAACACTTAATCGACTCAAACGAAAGACAATCATCGAAGGACCCAGAGACAATTCAACCACTCGAAGCGAACATGATGATCAAATAATTCCCGACTTTTTAATCTCACAAGAGACTTTCCTACTTTTAGAGCCCGGTTTAGACAATTTCCAGTCAACTTTATTCACGTGGATTGCCTTCCCATAACGATGGGAAAAAGAATAAGACAACGCATTGGACAATTTACTACTATGAAGAAGTTATTAAGAAAAATGAATAAGACCACACGTAGTTCTAAGAGTTTTCATTAAGAATCAAAATATGCAAAAAGTAATGTATATTAAGAAAGTTGAAAGAAATTATGTTTATCAAATGATTGACTATTAtcgatatacaaacaatttaatcatgttttgaaacaacccaacccatatttaAACCGGCTAGTAaaaatttttctttaatacattaataattaGGTCTCATTTATGTTttcaaaaacatctttaacacaataataagttcaataagctttaaaacatttaatacatagtttacatatccgaacgggcaaacacgacccgactattttaaattctaacaaaaccgagcatggtgattggggatacgctactcaatcctaataaatccacaagtacgtcttctaaagcaaactacgcaagtccactagttcccacacttacccgagccaccgcctccacgcaaatctataaaaaagtaaacaacgagagggtaagctaacgcttaatgagtgaaaatatactacatacatatatacgcataaaatggacacgccacacaacaaATCAAAAtatcacataccggagcatccaagcataaaggcaagctaaactaagcataccgtacgatcagtaagcaacaagctaaaataacaacaaatataagttcaccaacgacgatgtgaacaacgccaataagctacacccggagggttagctacatcacaacacacaaccatggttaaccaataatacaaggaatggtactcgaattttccatcggtgttcacaacaaccattagagtacttaacacgtcgtacactaatcccgcgggtggcatcttaacacgtcgatgcttcaccccgggtggcgtcttaacacgtcgacgctTCACCCGTGCTAGTtcttcgagtggcatcttaacacatcgatacttcactccgaatggtgtcttaacacgtcgacacttcattcTTCATCTTacctgaggtggcatcttaacacgtcgatacttcacccccgagtggtgtcttaacacgtcgacacttcactcgtcacgtacgatgtggtgtcttaacacatcgacacttcacaactcatgctacacaaataaatacattttattcgtacacgcataattattccactcacttctcaatatcaaaacccatgtcatcggggttactcatccgcaactcaataccaaccattcgccattggggttatataatccgcaTCACAAgctcatgtgataacgtacacacaaagtgtacacctcgccaaaggtggtcaaccaaagcgcacaaccgtgccaattggacctatacacaagtccatcaaacccacctatatttgaagtgggctctataaccgagaactacttcacccgacccgcactcatcctacacatacatatgcacataggatattaacactcaccttgtcgccttgatgaatgccactgaataatccgcaactcgccgatggaatgtacctattccattatcacaaatacaacgaCACATTTAgggaggatttacaaaccaacccaaattgacaactagtgcaatctcgacccaaatgcacctccaagcacaaaccgcgctcaaactaaccaataatcactaacactagtgaccatGGTCCTAATAAgctaattaaacccgaacacaagtgttaaacacttgtcttgcccaatttgacaccaaaaccctaattttgacccatttcaaaattagtcaaacaaacacacccaaatgagttccaacgcttccataatcactaatcatagtgattacactcaatttaaagccctaaacaaggctaaatcatcaaccaacccaaaacccgccttcatcactaataaactcgaatcctagttattatcttccattaacaactagtggggttccatgtatgaacatacaatcaaaagccctatatttgaatgatgaacacaaaaacgaatttcggagttagagcttatcgctagtatcaccttgtagctaagaacgaggagaacaaacttgtctcttacgctttcgatcaaaacccgcttcttcctttccaaaaatcccttagaatcaattggggtttgaagtttttgagagaaaaggaagaagaaaaggaaaaagataaaaaggaaatgaaatggatggatgggatttaagatcccaatctggctcacacgcgaaatgaccaaaacgcccttgaaccttatttaatattacaaaaatctGGTGCCAGTCCGCCCAGAATGCCGCGTCGCGGCCCTCTTCGTCGCGCCGGAATACGTGTGTTTTAATGCTTATTTGTCGAGCCTCCTGAAATTGAAACCAGTGAAATACAGCGCCGCGACGAgccttgtcgcgccgcgacccaaggcgtggTCAGGTGCCTTCCTTACCATGCCTCCTGATCCAGATTTGTtagtaatgtcgcgccgcgacccactttTCCGCGCCGCTACCTTTAACTTGGTCTGATCACTTTTCGCATACAAGAACTTTAACGCACGAACATGTCTCAAttccttcatacacctatcgtacatacgcgatacacctgtaaatcatgtacggggaaaaacggggtgttacaactctcccccacttagattcgatcacgtcctcgtgatcctaatcacttaaccaAATCGAACCTACACTCGATGGTTCTcaaacaatcgttccaatccgacttccaacacattcctcattaacccgaagattaattcaTTAACTAATTACACACTTGCATGCATTCCGAGCCGTGCAATACACgcgacatccgaagtctataacgatcacttagaatacgcgaatccgccacgtattcttccaacttctctaggcaattcttctcatagagttacccttaacaactaaatcgtcattcgcgatttatcaagtccacaaatccgagcactaaaacttgctcaatccctcatatcgggaaaaactccaccaatctcgtaccgagatatcaaccctttagcgtaccataccaagtacaatgctaaaagcaaacacgtcccaaactaaagtcaaccatctaacagatgaagaccaaataaaagtaAAATCTAATGGATAACACTTACCCCTTAACATCCCTTATAGTGCGCAAACacgtctaatacgcaactaccgcaaacgCGTGAGCAAAATACGGCTGTTGCATCGCTATTCACACTAAAATGGTCCTTacaaccccaccattggtgtataaaacaaccaacagatcacacaacatggtccttacgaccccaacattggcgtataaaacaaccaatagatcacacaacatggtccttacgaccccaccattggcgtataaaacaaccaatagatcacacaacatggccgaaacaacccgagcctaaacacatatggaggatggtcgaaacaacccgaaccttagtgaattcgcaacaacccgaaattcaccaacccaatccatatttcccacaacgaaatgaccgcacaaccctagtcaccgtgaatacgcgcaaaccgatattcactacctctaccctatagtataaccgaggatggccgtacaacccgagccttagtgaattcgaactacccgacattcactacctcaaactatgagtccaaccaacaaggACAATCGTaccacccgaaatattgtgaatacgaacaacccgatattcacgtcccaaaccacactcaagaatggtactcccattccccatcggtactcgaatttcccgataacgttataccataccgatataacactaaacccatgatgaagttagcggaccgaaccacggccataacccaccaatcacttaCGCACtttttggcctcatacaacgagtagtgcaacatctcgtactgctacactatagtgaatcctaacggatcacACTAACCATTCATCACAAACGAAATGTATATGTATacgcgaacatcgctatcacaatcgagcaagaaccaccaatatcgcacataggcacaaaacaataattctctagaagagaatccgacacacacatcccttaaccgagggatttcaccttgttcGCTAAATACGCCCATAATCTCTCagcgagattcaccacattaccacctaggTGATAATCCAAATCCGAAACGTTGAGTATAATTTAaccgaaatcgtactctaccacaaatcgaccaaatctaggtcccgtcaCAAATTTCTGGACCTACTAAGAGCATCATCCGAAACcttacactaaaacctcctcgcatgggagtgtaactcccccactcggaactacgttccataaccgcctaTTGTAaaaccgtaccatgctaccaaaggtagactctactaacaattgggttcacacgacccatcaccacattttgctccaaccttgagcatgcaaaggattttaaccaatctttAAACACTTCGAACAGAAGTCACTACAAGTTGCACAACTTTCCTCTCGCAATCTTCCAATTGCTATGGCTTatccaatttccacctagtcactcatgtacctaagggtttcttaccggtaccctaagcacaaagtAACCGCAATACCATCGGAGtcaaataccacgctagtaggtataaaagaggcacctaacaccgcGTCGCGTAGACTCCATtatcaacatacatcgagatcaaacactcgacctTTAGGGTTTTATCTACCTGTTGAACCTCATGGTTCCACTACTTCAACACAGAAGCAAACACGtgctaacaaccgaacaccaaagcccatacccaaggcttggtagaaatttttcccaacactaaggaatgcttggttgcaccaagtcttacgcccttcgttcgCCAATCAAAATGCCACCATAGAGTAATTCCAATAGGAACATCACTCATAACAATAATACGCACAACGCAATGCATTCAACAAATTCGCACACGACGACACATAATAAATatccaaaggacatatttattaaaatgaaacgtaccttaacgtctccttgcggcattcgccaccgccaactcgggacaatccggcttgcgatgtccctctttatgacaatagtagcacattccgtcatcacttcttggCATTTTgcattcccataacttgtggcccctaacaccacaattgaaacatctaggcgcacgagaactcgtcgaagctttctccacattacccatactcgcactcgcgcccttagttttcttacttggagcaccatacgaatcaacccttctcttacttgaaagctccctagccttcgatcgcgaatatgattcgaaacccctagccatgttgaataactccgcaaacgagttcacttggccaacGTTAATTTTGTCctgcaactcatcattcaaagtccgatagaaatcttccatcaacatccgatcattcccaatatactccgagcaaaaacgagccttcgacataaaggttgtctttagagtattcaagtccatcgatccttgttgcaaatttcgcaactcatttcgcattttcgacaaatcggctgaagtccggaattcCTCGAAAAATTCATTTTTAAACTCGCCCcaagataacgccataaacggttcgccaccgacaagatcaatcttaccatctaaccaatcctttgcccttccccgcaacaagctagtagagagtcttgtcctcttctcgggagggcattcaatcgtgcaaaaacacccttcgacatccgagatccaagttgtgcttaccaaaggatccggtttcctatcgtacatcggaggtttagttctcatgaagctcttaagacaatgctccatttcactactaccccgaaattcggaatacctcctgtccattctttcttccaacgcacccatttgctccgcaacggcggcctcaactctagtattaaactcctcgtcattcgtctcgatctcgtttcgcgtcgtcattctaaaggatgcaaaacgattagtccacgaacgtataaaacaacacgcacaacaccgccccatcttgctaaacactcgtcgtacatcacttgttagacacgatttgcacccgtaataaggtttgcaagtccttattacgcacacacgccgtatcaacttgttagtacaacgaccgcctcgctagaTGATATATACCAACACAACGcaataatatattaatagaatCCACATATTaacataaacgttagtccacctacaaacaaggcactaactataactcgttccgacccgttcacctacaagtcccgcaacaaataagcccacacaaaagtctaagtctaggcacctatctcaagtcacctaaatcccttagaccatgctttgataccacttgaaacaacccaacccgtatttaaaccggcccgtaaaattttttctttaatacattaataattaggtaccatttatgtttccaaaaacatctttaacacaacaataagttcaataagctttaaaacatttaatacatagtttacatatccgaacgggcaaacacgacccgactattttaaattccaacaaaaccgagcatggtgattgggaatacgctacgcaatcctaataaatccacaagcacgtcttctaaagcaaactacgcaagtccactagttctcaCACTTACTCGAGCCACCAcctccacgcaaatctataaaaaaagtaaacaacgagagggtaagctaacgcttagtgagtgaaaatatactacatacatatatacgcataaaatggacacgccacacaacaaATCAAAATATcacataccagagcatccaagcataaaggcaagctaaactaagcataccgtacgatcactaagcaacaagctaaaataacaacaaatataagttcaccaacgacgatgtgaacaacgctaataagctacacctggagggttagctacatcacaacacacaaccatggttaaccaataatacaaggaatggtactcgaattttccatcggtgttcacaataaccattagagtacttaacacgtcgtacactaatcgcgcgtgtggcatcttaacacgtcgatgcttcaccccgggtggcctCTTAACACGTCGACGCTTCACCCGTGctagttcttggagtggcatcttaacacgtcgatacttcactccgagtggtgtcttaacacgtcgacacttcactcttcatcttacctgaggtggcatcttaacacgtcaatacttcacccccgagtggtgtcttaacacgtcgacacttcactcgtcacgtgcgatgtggtgtcttaacacatcgacacttcacaactcatgctacacaaataaatacattttattcgtacacgcataattattccactcacttctcAATATTAAAACCCACGTCATCGGGGTTACTCATCCGCAACTCAATACCAatccttcgccattagggttatataatccgcatcacaagcacatgtgataacgtacacacaaagtgtgcacctcgccaaaggtggtcaaccaaagcgcacaaccgtgccaattggacctatacacaagtccatcaaacccacctatatgtgaagtgggctctataaccaagaaccacttcacccgacccgcacccatcctacacatacatatgcacataggatattaacactcaccttgtctccttgatgaatgccaccgaataatccgcaactcgctgatggaatgtacctattccataatcacaaatacaacaacacaattagggaggatttacaaaccaacccaaattgacaactagtgcaatctcgacccaaatgcaactccaagcacaaaccgcgctcaaactaaccaataatcactaacactagtgacaatgttCCTAATAAgctaattaaacccgaacacaaatgttaaacacttgtcttgcccaatttgacaccaaaaccctaattttgacccatttcaaaattagtcaaccaaacacaccaaaatgagttccaacacttccataatcactaatcatagtgattacactcaatttaaagccctaaacaaggctaaatcatcaaccaactcaaaacccgccttcatcactaataaaatcgaatcctagttattatcctGCATTAACAACTAGTGAggttccatgtatgaacatacaattaaaagccctaaatttgaatgatgaacaaaaaaacgaatttcggagttagagcttatcactagtatcaccttgtagctaagaacgaggagaacaaacttgtctcttacgctttcgatcaaaacccgcttcttcctttctaaaaatcccttagaatcaattggggtttgaagtttttgagagaaaaggaagaagaaaaggaaaaagataaaaaggaaatgaaatggatggatgagatttaagatcccaatctggctcacacgcgaaatgaccaaaacgcccttgaaccttatttaatattacaaaaatctGGTGTCAGTCCGCCTAGAACGCCGCGTCGCGGCCCTCTTCGTCGCGCCGCGAGAATACGTGTGTTTTAATACTTGTTTGTCGAGCCTCCTGAAATTGAAACCAGTGAAATACAGCGCCGCGACGAgccttgtcgcgccgcgacccaaggcgtggTCAGGTGCCTTCCTTACCATGCCTCCTGATCCAGATTTgtttgtaatgtcgcgccgcgacccactcctccgcgccgcgacctttaacttggtctgatcacttttcgtatacaagaactttaacgcacgaacatgtctcaattccttcatacacctgtcgtacatacgcgatacacctgtaaatcatgtacgggaaaaaacggggtgttacatgttTGAATTTTTTGAACACAGTCCTTAAAGCAGTCTTTAAAaaagttattaataattataactatatttttaacatTTTAAGACATACATTATATGTCCGTACCTTACTAATAATACCATGGGAAtatcaccaaaatgcccaaatattttggtccccttgcaccagagcccaaaaaaaaaaaaattttgacaaaatgccctcgcaaggcgcaaggcaccttgcgaccttgcgaccttgcgtatttGCGTCTTTTCTAAAAAAACTACGGTTAAATGACATTTTTCAACCTGTCACTCCACACTTTCATCCGATTCGCAAACACGCAAATAAAGTCACACAAGCGATTCGCAACAACGCAAGCACAAACGCAAACCCTCTTCAATTACTACTACCAGATTCTCCTCCTTCATCATCTCCACCACCACCTAACCCCTCTTGCTACCACCGTGACTTCTTATACTAGCCTACAAGGGTTTTCACAAAGTATTAGGGTTTTCACGCAAAAGAAATCGGGTTTTCACGAAGTAATCAAGCAAATAATCAAGGAATCAACCTTGCAACGATGGCAAGCACCCAGGTTAGTGATTACTTTGTTGTTTATGTGTGTGTTATCTGTTTATTTTATCTTCGATGCGAATTGTATAAATGTGCACACCAACTGCTCTATGAAATGTCTGTTCGAGGTGTATTTGTGTTTAACGAAGTACAACCGTTGTTTTATGACATGCAACTGTATTTTGGGTTATATGTTCGAGTGAAACATACATTAACTGCTCGTAGAATTAGGGAAATTGACCAGACGCAAGACATAGTTTGCGTGCTTGCGTACGCAAAGCTACTGGACGCAAGGTTgtctttgcgtccttgcgtgtaCCAGAAGCTTGTCTTTGCGTCCTTGCGATGGTCAATTAAACGGACGCAAGTTTTATCTTGCGTTCTTGCGTCCTGTTACTTTCTGCTGATTTTATTGTTACTTATGCAGGGATTTGTGGAAGGAAAGTTAACGATGAAGAATAAGTTGAGCGTTATAGGGGATGTGAAGAAGGTCATGACTGAGAATCAAATTAAAAAGTTTAAAGAAACGTGTTTCGGTccatggttagatctagaatacttTGGTAATGATCCCGGGCTTGTACATTGCATGCTCCAATGGAAGAGTGTGCGGCCGGATAGACTAGATAATGTTAAGTACCCCGATGAGCATGAGGATATATGGTTTCATTTACAGAACAATTTTTCGATTAGATTTGGTCGCCGTGAATTTTGTCTTGTTACGGGTTTTTTGTTTAGTAGccggacggacatggcacattacatcccgAAGAATTATGACGTCCAGACCGCACCTATTAGACGACGtttatttaagggttttaaagattcTCAAAATGTTTTGATTAGTGATGTTGAAAAGATGCTTTTAAAATCTGATCACAGCCGTATTAGTGACGATGATGTGGTGCGATTAGCAATTATCTTGATTGTAGAGAgaggtttttgaaatgtcccgttcttattgattaaaaacgttccatattaattgatttcgttgcgaggttttgacctctataggagacgtttttcaaagactgcattcatttttaaaacaaaccataacctttattttataaataaaggtttaaaaagctttacgtagattatcaaataatgataatctaaaatatcctgtttacacacgaccattacataatggtttacaatacaaatatgttacatcgaaatcagtttcttgaatgcagtttttacacaatatcatacaaatatggactccaaatcttgtccttattttagtatgcaacagcggaagctcttaatattcacctgagaataaacatgctttaaacgtcaacaaaaatgttggtgagttataggtttaacctatatatatcaaatcgtaacaatagaccacaagatttcatatttcaatacacatcccatacatagagataaaaatcattcatatggtgaacacctggtaaccgacaataacaagatgcatatataagaatatccccatcattccgggacacccttcggatatgatataaatttcgaagtactaaagcatccggtactttggatggggtttgttaggcccaatagatctatctttaggattcgcgtcaattagggtgtctgttccctaattcttagattaccagacttaataaaaaggggcatattcgatttcgataattcaaccatagaatgtagtttcacgtacttgtgtctattttgtaaatcatttataaaacctgcatgtattctcatcccaaaaatattagattttaaaagtgggactataactcactttcacagatttttacttcgtcgggaagtaagacttggccactggttgattcacgaacctataacaatatatacatatatatcaaagtatgttcaaaatatatttacaacacttttaatatattttgatgttttaagtt
This window of the Rutidosis leptorrhynchoides isolate AG116_Rl617_1_P2 chromosome 7, CSIRO_AGI_Rlap_v1, whole genome shotgun sequence genome carries:
- the LOC139856830 gene encoding UDP-glucuronate 4-epimerase 3-like, yielding MTSLKPILDNIPSTPGKFKPDKSSFYYLYHRIRLHTSIPRITLWTLVFLTLISFFLFFSPPSTTGHRRGLRTAASYGGSGWEKKVKASAKLRSRNGHVVLVTGAAGFVGAHASVALKRRGDGVVGLDNFNSYYDVNLKKARKSQLLDGAGVFVVDGDINDDVLLRKLFGLVHFTHVLHLAAQAGVRYAMVNPNSYIKSNIDGFVNILEVAKSINPQPAIVWASSSSVYGLNSKVPFSEKDRTDQPASLYAATKKAGEEIAHTYNHIYGLSITGLRFFTVYGPWGRPDMAYFFFTKDILKRRPISIFEGPNHATVARDFTYIDDIVKGCLSALDTAKKSTGSGGKKNGEAQFRIFNLGNTSPVSVNKLVNILEKLLKVKAKKKVVLMPRNGDVPFTHANISLAHKELGYRPTTDLGTGLTKFVKWYKDYYVGKKKSAWK